A segment of the Arachis hypogaea cultivar Tifrunner chromosome 5, arahy.Tifrunner.gnm2.J5K5, whole genome shotgun sequence genome:
ACCCCCAAAtcccccatagccaataattgagcatttcattgcaacCCCTAAGGAAGACGATCCGGGGCTTAAAAACTCCCGattattttgtattgattgtaacacctttgaattaaaatttgattgagagttatttgttggtttagattaTACTTGTAACGAAGGAATTCTATTAAGAAATTCTAGATCAACACTAATTCTCAATATCAATGATCCATTCCCGGGAGTGGTGGTACAAAGTTAGGTTTTTTACttttatcaaagtaaaagtgTAAAACTGAAGAGAACTTTTCAAAACACTATTGGGCCGTGTCCGGCtggttttttttatatctttggaCAGGATACGTTTGAATACGGAAGACACGTGCATACTGATACGGTAACTAAACAAAATGtccgttttttaaaaaaattaaaactaatttttatatactttttctagtattattattattagagagaTATTATATGACCAACAAAATTTATTACTCCTAACGGTAAGAAAAGTGATTTTTGTCATATTCCTCTTAATTAAGGATAATGTGAAaagagtaaaatatttttttaagtaatgtTGTAGAAAGactaaagtataattttttgtctttgatatttataatttttttaaaatatccttgatatttaatttgattcaattttgtctttaatatttttattcatttaattttattctaacatttgaaataaagttaatatttaaaaataattttgatacaaatcgaaatattaaaaatcaaattaaatattaagaatatatttttttttaaatcacaaaTGTTTAGACAAAAAACACTCTACCCAAGTCTAAAAAGGATATtgaatattttgacaaaaatagcttcataagattaatttaaaaaaaaaaactaaaatatactTATCAATTAAAAACCCGCTCGTGTTTGTTGTACTTACTAACAGAGAAATGGCTGATAAGTTAAATATCTGATGTAGTTATAAATCAATTATTTATGAATCAATCATGAAACAGTTACAAATTAATTTGAATCAATTATGTATTGAATTAGTTATGAACAAATTATTGCATATCCTTCGAATATTAATCTTTCTGCCCGAGCTATATATATCACAACTGAGAATATCAGTAGTTCTTTCTACTGCTGTTAAATGTTATTTCTTACAACAAACAATAAGGACTGCACTAACAGCCAAAAAAATGTGTTAATGTCACTGTAGAAGACTAAAGGAGAAAGAATAACATACAGAAAGCAAGAGTAACAGGACTACATGAAAAGCAAAGAGCCTCTAAAGCTCAAACTAGACGCACAAAATTGCCATTATTCTCATCAGCAGCTACACAagatattttacaaaaataatgaACTACATGGCTCTGGACTCTGGAGCCTCATCGTACAACAAATTTGAccgaaaaagtaaagaaaaagcaaaaaagaaaagaggggGGTACATTTGTGGCTGATTAAGCATATTCTATTTATTCTTGCCACCAGAAATATAGGATCGCGCCATCGACATAAAACTTTCTTTCCGCCTTTTGTATTCATTGTATCGAAGAAAAAAGTAACCAAGATAATCAAAATCGATCGGCGACATCCTTGCCTGAGAAATATCGAACGAAACAATTATAGACATGGAAGTCATTACTGCGAAAATGTAACATATTAGGAGGCAATACACTACCTGAATTATCCCCCACAAAGACCAGAAAAGGTGCGAAGCCAATGCATATGTATTTGCCTCAACATAAAATGTTTCAAGATCTTTCTCAGAAACCTGTATTTACAAGTATAAAATGATTTATTAAAAACAAATATAGGAAAAGAAGAGTATAAAATTAGCTAGAGGACACATGAGATAGCAAAATACATTAATGCGCATAGCTAAAATGCATCATATGTAAGTTTACATTTTTATCTGCATGCAAATAATTGAATCTTGTTGCATACAACGAGGTTACTGTGTAGTTTAACCTGGAGATCCCAGGCTAATATCTCAAAACACTGCCCGTCTGATGATAGCAGTAAAGATTAACCATAAAACATATATATTAGAAAACAAAAGGGTTAGGTTAGAAATTAGAAGTGACTACATTATAGGGAAATCTAATAAAATGTATTGGGTAAAAATGTAATCACCACTACTAATCAAATCAATATGATGGCAACGGAGATTAATCAATGATAGGCAAGTGAATTTATCCAAGTGTGCCATAGGTAGGAAGAATGGGTCAATTTCATACTTCTCCCATCACGCCTGAAGTTTTATATTCTTGTGTGTCCTTTGTTTATATGACTACTGAGAAACTGAGAATAGTAGTTATGGGAGAGGACGTCTTGAAACAGAAGAAAATCAGCTTTAATGTAAATGTTTTTTTTGTTCCCAAGCACGCAACACAAGAACAGAATCTCAAGTTAAGAGATTATGAGAGCTTTTGaccaattatttttgttattatctcCAGTGACTGGTACAGGATAGGAAAGTACAAAATTATTCTATATCAGCATAAAACAAAACATCAAATATTGTCAAGAGGCAGATATGTGCAAACATTGACCCTCCAACATATGGAACTTCAAAGGTTCTCTTTTCTTAACAATGTTTGTTTGACTTGTGAAAATATTCCATTTTCACTTTTTAAGTGTTTTCCATTATAAAGCCAGGAGCTTTACCACTGCACTTAATTTCAGTCTTCCACCCCGtaaaagtattaataataaataaataaaagataatttacTTCTATAGGAAGCGGAAACACACAGATCATTACAGAAAAATCTAAGACCCAATAGGCAtagagttaaaaaaaataattaggagATCCTTATAAATGATAAGTATGCCTTAGGTGGTCTTTAACCTAAAAGGCTAAAACAATCCAAACTAAATCCTTAGCTAAATATCTAACTCTGAATAACTGATAGGTGCATTTGATTTTATATAGGATTGATCATCCAaaccaccaaaaaaaaaaaggcccTTTTGTGTACCTCATTTGGTCTGTCAGGTTGTATGTAATGCCTGAAGAAATGGTATTGTTGATTCATGTTTGGGTACCTGCATGAGAAAGATGCTCAAGAAGTAGCAACAAAATCATGCCTAAGAAAGGATGCGAAGCAAGCAAAGAACTTACAACTCAAAATCACAATCAAAGCCAGCATATTCTGCAAAGTGGTTTCCAATGTCGAAGCCTCTGTAGTTGTACGAGGCATATTCATAATCAATGATGTAAACTTTATCTGGAGATTTGTCAgaacaaataatgaaattttGAAGACGGAAAACCTTGAATGAATTAATAATGTAAGCATTATCTCTTAACATGTGAAGGTTACAGTAATCCCAATTAGGCATGCTTGTCTCCTTGATACTTCGCTATAAAACTGACACaatatattcatatcatacattcCAGTTATCAAATAAACTCACTTACCGAGTAGCTTTCCTTTGGAAGGAAATCCCTGAGTTCTTTCTTTTTGGGATCTTGTGGTATTCAAGATCTCTAAGGGGAAGAGGAGGCTTGTAGTGTAAATTTTACACTACAAGCTATCCAAACCATCCCTCCCCTTCAAAACTCGATACGAATATCACCTAAGAAGCTAGAATGTTGGTAACTTGCTCATTTATCTCTGGGAGGTAATATCATCCTCACTGTTTATCTAAATTTCCCTTATACTTGCTGTACGGATTGAAAAACTCGAGGGATTTCGTTGGTCCAGGATTTCCTTTAGTCAAGGGTTTAGGGATTTTCTTTGGGCAATCACAAATAGATAATGCTTTTCTGTGTTCCTTCTGGTCAGAGTTGTTCAAGCGCAGGAACTAAGCTAAAATAAAGCACCGCGTACCATCCTCAGAATGATGGCCAAGCCGAGAAGGAGAATAGGTACCTCGAGACATTTACAGTGTTTTGCGGTCATAAAACCCAAGCAGTGATCCAAACTTCTCTGCTGGGCAGAATTGTGGTTCACCACCTGCAGTGCATCTACTAAAACAACTCCATCCATGGCCTTATATGGAAGAAACCCTCCCACTCTCCTCTGAAGGGGTGATTTGCATTCTGCAGTAAAGGAAGTTAACCAAATGCTTGCAAAAAGGCATGCAGTCCTAGACAAATTAATACCACGTGAAGAATAAGGCCGACAAGTGTAGGAGGTGCAATATGCAGATAAGTATCGGAGGGATAAAGCTCAGTCCTAAGTTCTATGTCAGGTTTGAGGTTgctgggttttttttttccacCATTACAAAGAAACTCTAATAGAATCATTATAGTGAGACCAAACTGCTAGTCAGAGTACAACAACATCAGAGAGTACATACCTAGTACTAAACAAAAGAACTCAACAAATATATTTCTTCAATCCTAACTACATAAAGCATAAAAGATAGCAAAGACAACAACAAATCAATTTTATATCCTCTGATTCAAACAAATCCTCCCAGTCTCCTCCTTTTCCATTCCTTCATACATGGTTCCTAATCCCAACCTTCGGCATAGCCATCAGCTGGtttagaaaaccacaaaaacTCATCCAAAATCAAACCACTACCTCTTGTCCATATACCAAACAAACCAATgcatattaatttttcttttgcttattcTCAGCTCATTCCGGATTCCAAAAATGATAAAACAGCTTACTTTTGGCCGTAGTTGTTAAAGCTCCACCACTCTCATTGTAGTCGGCAATAATCATCATGGGCACTTGATACATTTCAATAACCCACTCAACTCTTCCCACATCTTTTCTTCCTTTATCAAAAACTCCATAAACGAAACAAACAGCACATTCAAAACTCTCCTCCCTTAGGCATCCTTTCAAAGGCAGCCACCTTTCCCCCTTCTCACATAAATccacaaaaaaaaatacacaagatTCGACATAGCTAATATGCCCCCCAACACTCCAACAGATTTCACAGCTTCCATTTGCAATCCTTTCCTTCCCCAAATCCCAGCTACTTCCCACTATGACAAGCTCTCCCTAGTTTCAATAATACTTAGTATCATTGGTTTTTTGCTTTCCTAAACTTCTTTATCATAGCAGTCTTTCCCTTCCCCCCTAACCCCTGACATTCCAAGAAGAAATAATCATTTGAAATTTTACTACCAACCCTTCTCTTGTCGGCTCCTCTACTTCTACGTGCCCTATCCCTTGCCTTCTTCAATTTTCTTTGCTCTTCAATTTTCACATTTTGCATCTTCAAAATCTGCAttagtgtttcatcttcatcaatAGCTTCAAAGCCTGATTCTTCTGCTAATTTCCACCCTATAATTATCGATTTATGTTCTTCAAAGTCACTTTCTTCACTCGTTTCTGCCATTGCACTAACGCTGCTTCTTATTTGTAATGCTTCCCTATCGTTGCTATTCTCTTGGAAATCAAACTTCCACTCATTTCCCAATACAACGTGCTCCAACTTCATCAGGAAGCACTCCGCCGTACTCCTCTTCAACCACCACAATGGCTCATCTTCAAGGACTTTTCCATGGCAGCCATCCTATTTGCCTCCACTTTCTCCATTTCGtccctcttccttcttccttcctaTGCCAGCGTCATACTGTTTAAAGCTTTCCACTTGAATGTGTTCTTCACGGTTGATCTCTTCTTCATCCGAGAACAGCATCTCTGTTCCAATCCTTTTGTCTGGGAAGCATTCAGGTCCACATATTTCACATCCCACTTCTCTAACCTGAATCGAATAGCATCTTCCATCAATCTTCATCCAAACCTCTCTTTCAATTCTGTTCATCTGACAAGAGTCAATGAGAAGCTTTCCAGAGCTATAGGGTAAATCCCTCTTTGTTAGCTCATCACACTTCACAAATGATCCCCAAACTTTccctctttttaaaaattttcttggaGGCCAGGAATGAAATGGCATCCCAAAGCATTCCAaccaaacatcatagaaaaaaGAACACAACTCCCTCCTTCATGCTTCCATCCAAATCTCATCTTCATCCATATCAAGAAAGCAAACCACCATTTTATAAGCCCCTGCTTCCCTCACCACAACTATTTCATCCGTCCACACATCCTCTAGCATCTTTGACAAGGTTTCTAGACTCAGTAGTGAAGTTTTTCCTCCTATAAAGCTCCTCTTGAACCATGGGATGTTTTCATCAACTACCTCTCCTTCCACCAATATTGTACCTTGCTCTCTCCTCCTATCATACTCATTTTGttgagttttattttctatggttcctctctttctcatcatcatcaattttCGTTCCCTCTTTCTTACCCATTTATGGCTTCTTTTTTTCATGCTAACCTAACATTTTTCCTTCCAACCATGTGCTCTCTAGATGATCCCTTTGTTCTTTCCATACTTTGCCTCTATAACCTCCGTTCGGCGCGCTCTCAGGACATTGTCCTTCATCTCCAAAATTGCTTTGATTGCTCTCTTTTTCATCTTGTATCTTACAAAAGCAAACATAAAAATATCCCTTCCTCTGTTTTTGCGATATAGATATACATCCTTGATCTCCCCCTATCCATTTAAATTGTTGAAGAATTTCATTCTTTGATATGTTATGTGGCAAGTTCCCAATAAAAACGGTGTAGGGTTCTTCATCTAATCTTCTAGATTCATCTGTCTTCCATACCCTAGAATCTATAATTCTTTGTTTAGCCCACCCAAGTATTTACCGCCCCCTCACATACTCTCTAGTTTTCTTTCCACCTCACATACTCTCTAACGTTTTTTAGTATTGAGCACGTATTCTCTAGTGATTGTTCTCTCTCTCGGCCCCTTACATTTTCTCTGGTTTTCCAAAGCAACTGCATATTCATCGCATCGCATCGCTTATGCCAGAATGTTGAGGTTGCTGAAAGTATTGGGGGAAGTGGCATATAAGTTGCAACTCCCTCCCCGCGCATGTTATACCCCTTCTTTCATGTATCCCTGTTAAGAAATGCATTGCAGAATGTGTTCCCGTCAAATGTTACCCCAAGATCTTGCAGAAGATTGAGAATTACATTTCTATCCTGCTGAAATTTTGGCAGTGTGGCAGAACACTTTAGGTGAGTTAGAGGTTCCAGTAAAATAGTAGAACATTGCAGAGTTTGAAACTCCTTGGGTGCTGGCAGCTGATATTAAAATCAGTTTCCCTGACTTCCATTTTGAGGACAAGGGAGTAGTTCCTAAGGAGAGTATTAGCTTTAAGGATAATATCTACAAAGAGCTGCCAGTGTATATGCATAAGAGGTTCAGAGGCATTTTGGGAATTAAGCAATATCAGGGAGTGAGAGAACTGAGTGGGTCCCCAAGGCCTAACTAAGTTAGGCAGAAATTGAGAGCATCAGAATGCCACTGAGTGCGCTCAGACTGCATGTATGTTTTCTGTGATGGGAAAGAATGATACAAGTGggtagagaaaaagaagaaagaggaggcaGAATTTGGGAATTGGCTTCAGAGAGTAGGGCTGCTAAGTTCCCTGATTCCCTTTGCCCGTTTGCTAATTGTCTTCTATCTTCCCTTCAACTGTGAGCTGAGATCCAGTATCACCAGTAATCATACTCCAATTAATAGTTCCTTTCGAATTTTGACTTTATCTAGGATAGGGGGTTACCTTGATGCTTCCCTTTGGTACTTTGCACATGGTTCGTTTAAGGGAGTTCCTTTAGCCGACATTCAAAGGGATTGGCATACTCTACTACACGGTCTTAAccgtttttatatttttgtgaggATATCTAATCCTCATCCTCTTTTGTATAGTATTCTCTATCTTAATAAAATTCAGTTTTCTATCAAGAGTAAGTAAACAAATAAACCCAATAAGTTAATATTGGTGAAAATCGAAGGTCATGTTCCTAAACTTTGGACTAATTTTGTACTAATCAACAAAGCAACATTTTAAGTAAAATTTAAATGCTAGACCTTATTAACAAGCAGTGCTACATCATTACATTTAAATATGCTCCCTAATAAGTAAACTGCATTGACAGTTGGCTCATAAGTGGTGACTTTTCAATACCATGCATGCATTTTAGCAAAATAGATGTCAAAGTGAACTACTTAAGGCACTAACCACGGAATAGTTCATTgccccaaaaagaaaaaagaggggAAGGGGTGGAAACATGCTTTTACTTCTAAAATCATAGGGTGGAAGCACAAACATGCTTATTATAATCAAAGAATATTAATACCTTCTTCAGCATTAACCATTATATTTCCAGAAAGCAAGTCATTGTGAGAAAAGATGACTGGAGAATTGAGACAGTCAGTCAACTCCTGTcgcacaacccaaaaaaataaaataaaataaaattcagtcTAGAATAAATTGTTGACAAAAATAAAATGAGTCGTTAGCTACTGAATTCAAGTTTTTCTAACTTTTTTCATAAATGACGTCATTTTATCATGAACAATGCCTATATGAAATTATTTAAACCCATGCCTTGCTTTATGTTTGCAGTCTAACTTTTATTGATACCTTATTTTCCCAATTAATCCCCTTTAAGACTATGGAGGAAAATTTCTGAGGCTTTCTGTTATGGACTTGGGTATCATGGGAGTGGGTGCCCAAAGTCACACATCAAGTAGCATGAGATGTTTGATGTTGAGAGAGAAGTTCTTACACCCTCAAGGGCTAGCTTTTAAACATGTGGTTCTCCACTTTCCTTAGATAGTTAACAATGGCTACTGTGGATTAAGGTGAATACCAAGTAGTGATAACCAAATACCAAGTGGTTTACCATTTTTTCTAGTACTTAACAATGACATCAAGGCTAGGTTGTTAGCGCCATAGAAAGGGGGCTACCTCTAGGTTGGATTAAGGTGAATACCAAATAGCGATAGAGTGCCGATAGAGTGAAGCCATTGTGGGCGACAGCTTTCCATGGGGGGGTGGTATCATACTATGGGATGCTTCATGTTGTATTTGAGGAGAGAGCTACCTCTTAAAGTGTAGTTCCACACTTTTCTTGAGTACTTATCTCCTCTGCCCCTTTCCATATGCCATTACTGCCAAATACTCTCTATGCTCTGTCCATTCTATTATATCACTATTTGTCTCTATCCCCTTCACTATCTGATGTACACGGCTTATCCCTCTAAACCAATTTTCTCTGTTATGAGTGACTACAAATAGGCCTACATGGCTGCAGGCACACCTCCCCTCTTATTTTTACTTGATGGGTTCATATCAGAGCCAAATCTTGTATCCAGGTTACGAAGATTAGTGTGCAGGTTACacacatttaataaataaaaggatCAATTAATGTGCCAATTAATCCACTAGAATATATAACATAAAAGGTAAAATGATTAAATACCTTCATTCAATTGGTATAGTAAATACATTGAAAGGAACTGGGTTAGAATATGCTACAAAGTATTTATTATTGCTAAAAATAGATATTCAAGAAGGCCCTTGCTCTCCTAGTTTCCCAATTTCTAAATTCTCAACCTCTTCTCTATTTCTCTAACACCTTTTATAACTCTTTTTCTAACTAACTGAGAACCAGTTTCTAATATCTGAAACTGTTCATGTTGAAAGCTGACTAAATGAAAGATAAATACAAACACAAAACATCAAGATATTTTTGGGAACAAGGTAGCACCTGCAGTTCAACAATTTCATTGTGAACTTCCTTGAATGAAATAGTATCATAAGCCTTTTGCTTTTCGCTATCATCAAACTTTAGAGTGGAAGCTGTAAAACAAACATATGAAAAATGTCTAAATCAACTACTAAGATTAATGCCAAACGAACAAATAGATACACTTTTCCTTGATCGAAATAGATTCTATATTAGAATTATAGTTAGAAAGTCAAAGGAGTTCTATCCAACATAGAGAAGGAAATTTAAGGGACCTTTCTCAAAGAACTTCCAAACATCATTCCATAATTGGGGTTCCCTAGAACCAGGAACTTCCAAATGATGAAATCTTCTCAATGCATTTGCTATTTTAGCAGCCAACTTTGGCTCTCGCATATCTGCCAGAATATAAAAGAATTCATCACTTGGGCATGTTCGGGAGAGTTATCACTTGCATTTTCACATAGAAAATGTTTTGAATGCAATTTGATGAATTTCAGAAATATAGGCAAAAGTGGTATGTATCTTACTTACACAAGACAATATAAAGTTCTTTTAAGGAATGCATTTTAAGCACTATTTGGGAGTTGTAAAATTTTCAAAGAATGAATCTTAAATATCAAACATTATAAATCATAAAGAAATCACTTCCTACCATTATTGAATAATGTTTTCATATATCCAAACATAAGAATGATTTTacactaatattaattaattataaagtaATTAGTTAAGCTTATAATCCATTATTGAAATACTCTTATTTCCATAACTAATCAGTATGAAACACACTCTAGACAGGTCTAGGGTTCACCAAAAGCATTTATTAAGGAACATGTTAAGTATGATCTATGTGAGCTACTAACAGACTCAAAGCTTTACACCGCATGGTACTTCATAAACACATAAGAaagaagaaatattatatatatcatgCTAACATAAAATATTTAGCTTTTAAGTTACAAAATTAGTATTAAGTAATAATTACAACTTTTCAAGGAGCCTTATCAGGTTAAGAGTAAACAACAATATTCTCTGTTAAGGGAAGGCAAGCTCAAACTTTCAGCATTTATTCTAGGCAATAATAGGATCAGGTGCAATATAGTGATTCCAATCATATGGTAAAAACCCAGTGATTGCAATATGGTAAGAGTTAAATTTTTCCAGTAAGGACTTAAGTAGAAGCTATAGTCCCTCACACTATTCCCATAATGAAACATATACAGCCAAGAATGTCACATATATCCTACAACAATGTCTATATAATAAATGCAATACAGGGTAGAGATACACTGTTTAGAGATACTTAGTGTCTAACAGATATTTATTAACACTCCAAAGTGAGTAGTTTGAAAAAACCCACATTTATGACATGTCAGTCCTTCTCCAAACAGGATTttgaatagtttttattttttgggtaCCTGATGGGCTGAGAGTATGTGCATTTATAAAAGATTGCACCATGCCATTTCCAAAAATTCCAAGCCACTTAGCACCAAATCCTGCAGATGTGATGTATTTGGTAGCCTAAACACCAAATTTCACAAGCATTCACAAAGTAAAACGGCAGTTAATGAGTATATGCAGCGAAGAAATCAATCTAACCACAACGTTTGGCAGACATGTGAACAATTAAGAATCATACTTTTCTTCGATCAAAACTGAAATACTATGTGCACATTCAATAATCTACCAATTAAGGGACAAACTTGTAATACATATCTTAGTCATGTCCAATTTCTGTATCTAAGAATTATGGAAGGACTAGAATAAATGGATTTTGGGCGCATTTCTGCATCAGCCTGTCCCAACAAAATTTGAGTCTTCTAACCAAAGGTAGATGCATACCACCATGTCCCTGTCTTTGGTAGACATGGACATCAACCAAAACAGCCTACTAGTTTACAATCAAAGACATTGGTGTGTCAGATATGTGTGCAACCTCATTGGGTAGGACAAagctcacttttttttttcttaatgagTAGAACAAAGCTCATTGGTTTTCCTTGGGGGAGTTTCTCTTccaaaagtaaataagcctcaGAACCATTGCATCTAAAAGGGATTATTCTTCAAGTTGAGATTATTGTTATCGGGAGTTTAAGTCTGCCTATCCCTTGCTAACTTATTTGAAAAATTTGACCTATCAAGCATATTGTGGAATAATGGAATTTCAGGAATAGATAAAAAGCATTGATGTAttaatagtgaatcaaatttatAGGCAAACTCTAGGAAACTACAAATAACTTGAACCTTTATATGCAACATCCTCTATCCTAAAAGCTCTGGTtttataataagatttttaaCATTAAATCACATAATTCTTTTTTTCCAATGGAAACAGAAATCTAATTATATATTTGTACTCTTAAGAGTTTCAAACTAGTTGGTTGTTGACAATACATGATTGAATATTTATAACAAACTTTTAAACGTTTTCAGTgcattagaaaaagaaaacaaaacataaaaaataaaaaaataatgcacAATGAACCAAAATTTCACTCAATTATGCCATGCAGAACAATTCAGTGACTAAGATAGTAATGGTTATAGTGTCTAACCTGCAACTCCCTGTGACGATCAATAATGTGCTCAGTGTTTGGTCCATACAGTCTGATTGTAATAATGTCATCAACAGAATTTCCGTCCTTAACTCTAACCTTGAGTACTGACAATGCCAAATTACTAGTTAGGTTCTATATCAATAACCAAAATGGTAACAGCGAATAAGATTTAACTAAGCAACCAGACAAAAATCAATCTCAacgttatttatatttatatgataTCTAACAAGTAAGCCTTTGCCATAGAAAGCGATTCATTTAGTGGAAAATCAAATCTAAAGGAATAACGAGAAATTACTTACACAAATTTGTTATGCCTCCAGATATTTTATCAACATCAAAGCAAGAATCATCCAAATTTGACCAATCCTTGAACATATCCTTACACAACTTGCTGCACAAAGCCACAACTCGACGTatcaaaaaatcatatatataggCGTAGCATGGATGTAACGAACAGAATTCAAGAAACAGGGAAGTAACCTTCAACTAATAAACAACCCTAACAAACAACGATTTACAAGACCCACACAATACCAAATCAAAAGGAATAGAATCGTTCCCAAAACTCGGGAATTGCAAAAATCTGACTCAGTCAATATCAACTGAAAGTAAGCTCCCCATTCTCATGGAAAAAGCTTCGACTCAAAGCACcataaaatgaaagaaaggaaATCCAACAAGAAACGAAACGAAGCAAACAAGGCAGGTCCAAGAAGCacacgaaaaaaataaataaaaaaaaagaaaagaaacgttAGAAATACGAACATGATCAGAGGCTTCATTTGAGAGAAAGAGAGCGAAGGGTCAATGATGAGCTGAGAAGAATGAATCTGCGAGGCATAGTCTTTGCGGGCTTGCTCTGCTACTTCCACGGGATTCCAGATCTTAACCTCGGCACCC
Coding sequences within it:
- the LOC112802626 gene encoding probable ethanolamine kinase, whose translation is MGAEVKIWNPVEVAEQARKDYASQIHSSQLIIDPSLSFSQMKPLIIKLCKDMFKDWSNLDDSCFDVDKISGGITNLLLKVRVKDGNSVDDIITIRLYGPNTEHIIDRHRELQATKYITSAGFGAKWLGIFGNGMVQSFINAHTLSPSDMREPKLAAKIANALRRFHHLEVPGSREPQLWNDVWKFFEKASTLKFDDSEKQKAYDTISFKEVHNEIVELQELTDCLNSPVIFSHNDLLSGNIMVNAEEDKVYIIDYEYASYNYRGFDIGNHFAEYAGFDCDFELYPNMNQQYHFFRHYIQPDRPNEVSEKDLETFYVEANTYALASHLFWSLWGIIQARMSPIDFDYLGYFFLRYNEYKRRKESFMSMARSYISGGKNK